From the genome of Delphinus delphis chromosome 8, mDelDel1.2, whole genome shotgun sequence, one region includes:
- the PRG3 gene encoding proteoglycan 3, with amino-acid sequence MKCSLLLPLLLLGTVSALYLENDASHLGSRETQADLGQDLEGSGEQEGELALNYGALESEGEDAVASSYQDAFEDEGAMESDPAALDKDLQCPKEEDTVQLPGSPGCKTCHFLVVRTPSRFWDAQDTCRRCYRGNLVSIHSYSFNYHIQCGVSSINQRQVWIGGYKPWFAWCNNFRWTNGSSWNFSYWASKQPRNGCGRCVALRTKGGRWQRASCKRRLPFVCAF; translated from the exons AGAATGATGCCTCCCATCTGGGCAGCAGAGAGACACAGGCTGACCTGGGCCAGGATCTGGAAGGTTCGGGGGAACAGGAGGGAGAGCTGGCCCTGAATTATGGAGCGCTTGAATCAGAGGGAGAGGACGCTGTGGCTTCCAGCTATCAAGATGCGTTTGAGGATGAGGGGGCCATGGAGTCAGACCCAGCTGCCCTGGACAAGGATTTGCAGTGCCCTAAGGAAGAGGACACAGTTCAGCTTCCAGGCAGCCCTGGGTGCAAGACCTGCCACTTCCTGGTGGTGCGGACCCCGAGCAGGTTTTGGGATGCTCAG GATACATGCAGGAGGTGCTACCGAGGCAACCTCGTCTCCATCCACAGCTACAGTTTCAACTATCACATCCAGTGCGGGGTCAGTAGCATTAACCAAAGACAGGTCTGGATTGGAGGCTACAAGCCCTGG TTCGCGTGGTGCAACAATTTTCGCTGGACTAATGGCAGTAGCTGGAACTTTAGTTACTGGGCCTCAAAGCAACCTCGGAATGGGTGTGGCCGTTGTGTGGCCCTGCGCACCAAAG GGGGTCGGTGGCAACGAGCTTCATGCAAAAGACGTCTGCCCTTCGTCTGCGCCTTCTAA